A region of Streptomyces sp. TG1A-60 DNA encodes the following proteins:
- the pyrE gene encoding orotate phosphoribosyltransferase — MTDVDVRGSLLQQIKDKAVVRGKVTLSSGLEADYYVDLRRVTLDGEAAPLVGQVLLDLTADLDFDAVGGLTMGADPVAGAMLHAAAARGRRLDAFVVRKAAKAHGMQRRVEGPDIAGRRVLVVEDTSTTGGSPLTAVEAVRAAGAEVVAVATIVDRATGAAEKIEQGAGVPYRFAFSKDELGLD, encoded by the coding sequence ATGACTGACGTGGACGTACGCGGATCGCTGCTGCAGCAGATCAAGGACAAGGCCGTGGTGCGCGGCAAGGTGACCCTGTCGTCGGGCCTGGAGGCGGACTACTACGTCGACCTGCGCCGCGTCACGCTCGACGGCGAGGCCGCCCCGCTGGTCGGGCAGGTACTGCTCGACCTGACCGCCGACCTCGACTTCGACGCGGTCGGCGGGCTCACCATGGGCGCCGACCCCGTCGCCGGCGCGATGCTGCACGCGGCTGCCGCGCGGGGCCGCAGGCTCGACGCGTTCGTCGTCCGCAAGGCGGCCAAGGCGCACGGCATGCAGCGACGGGTCGAGGGGCCCGACATCGCGGGCCGCCGGGTCCTCGTCGTGGAGGACACGTCCACCACCGGCGGCTCCCCGCTGACCGCCGTCGAGGCCGTGCGTGCGGCCGGCGCGGAGGTCGTCGCCGTCGCCACCATCGTCGACCGGGCGACCGGCGCCGCCGAGAAGATCGAGCAGGGCGCGGGCGTCCCGTACCGCTTCGCGTTCTCGAAGGACGAGCTGGGCCTCGACTGA
- a CDS encoding aldose 1-epimerase — MSSEEITLAAGDAEVVLAPGNGGRVAGLRVGGVELLRQGERFGCFPMVPWCGRIRDGRFLSGGSVRQMPLNAPPHAIHGTARDGAWRVASHGDTQAVLTYDLVEPWPYPGRVTQVAALTPDALTLTISVETYDSSFPAQIGWHPWFNRNLAGGGEDVRIDFTPAWQEERGADHLPTGNRLDPKPGPWDDCFGMPGGVDVTLTWPGRLELKVASREEWVVVYDEQAEAVCVEPQTGPPDGLNTHPRLVTPIDPLEATTTWTWRRL, encoded by the coding sequence GTGAGTAGCGAAGAGATCACGTTGGCCGCGGGTGACGCGGAGGTCGTGCTGGCGCCGGGGAACGGTGGCCGGGTGGCGGGGCTGCGCGTCGGTGGGGTCGAACTGCTGCGTCAGGGCGAGCGGTTCGGGTGCTTTCCGATGGTGCCGTGGTGCGGGCGCATCCGGGACGGCCGGTTCCTCAGCGGCGGCAGCGTGCGGCAGATGCCCCTGAACGCCCCGCCCCACGCCATCCACGGCACGGCGCGCGACGGAGCGTGGCGCGTCGCGAGCCACGGCGACACCCAGGCCGTCCTCACCTACGACCTCGTCGAGCCCTGGCCCTACCCCGGACGCGTCACCCAGGTGGCGGCCCTCACCCCGGACGCCCTCACCCTCACCATCTCCGTGGAGACGTACGACTCCTCCTTCCCGGCCCAGATCGGCTGGCACCCCTGGTTCAACCGGAACCTGGCGGGCGGCGGGGAGGACGTACGGATCGACTTCACACCCGCCTGGCAGGAGGAGCGCGGCGCGGACCACCTCCCGACCGGCAACCGCCTCGACCCGAAGCCCGGCCCCTGGGACGACTGCTTCGGCATGCCCGGCGGCGTCGACGTCACCCTCACCTGGCCGGGCCGGCTGGAGCTGAAGGTCGCCTCCCGGGAGGAGTGGGTCGTCGTCTACGACGAGCAGGCGGAGGCCGTGTGCGTCGAGCCGCAGACCGGCCCGCCCGACGGCCTCAACACCCACCCCCGTCTGGTCACCCCCATCGACCCCCTCGAAGCCACGACCACCTGGACCTGGCGGCGGCTGTAA
- a CDS encoding SRPBCC family protein: protein MEHEVFVPVPVGRLREALSDPERVARAVPGLQQDAGTPPVAGRLRVRVAGHTITYRGALRVTPQDDGSYAVEGDATESRGTGSVQLTLTLGLVPALGGTTLTYVGTATADGRVTELPPEGVSSAVTRLLGRFAENLGAVADEEREKEEGTRQGQQEEEGTPAPETKAPEAAGGPAEDEGEGEDEGEDAPTVDAESAESAEAPESADTTDAEAAGTADTEAAGPTGDTGASGEDEPPASAFESDVPPSPLDPFAEGDFVAGNEPPAEAAHARRTMIGRSAEEVDHAPPRGRYAPVPAPETVSASAALRWAAPAAALAVATAVIVSRALRRRR, encoded by the coding sequence ATGGAGCATGAGGTGTTCGTTCCGGTTCCCGTCGGCCGCCTCCGGGAGGCGCTGTCCGACCCCGAGCGGGTGGCCCGAGCGGTCCCCGGGCTCCAGCAGGACGCGGGGACCCCACCCGTGGCCGGCCGCCTGAGGGTACGCGTCGCCGGCCACACCATCACCTACCGCGGCGCCCTCCGTGTCACCCCCCAGGACGACGGCTCCTACGCCGTCGAGGGCGACGCGACCGAATCCCGCGGAACCGGCTCCGTCCAGCTCACCCTCACCCTCGGCCTCGTCCCGGCCCTCGGCGGCACCACCCTCACCTACGTCGGCACGGCCACCGCCGACGGCCGTGTGACCGAACTCCCGCCCGAGGGGGTGTCCTCGGCGGTGACACGGCTGCTGGGGAGGTTCGCGGAGAACCTGGGGGCCGTGGCCGACGAAGAGCGAGAGAAGGAAGAGGGGACGAGGCAGGGGCAGCAGGAGGAAGAAGGAACCCCTGCCCCCGAGACCAAGGCTCCCGAGGCCGCTGGAGGTCCAGCCGAGGACGAGGGCGAGGGCGAGGACGAGGGCGAGGACGCCCCGACCGTTGACGCCGAATCCGCCGAATCCGCCGAAGCCCCAGAGTCCGCCGACACCACGGACGCCGAAGCCGCCGGAACCGCTGACACCGAAGCCGCCGGACCCACAGGTGACACCGGAGCCTCGGGCGAGGACGAGCCCCCGGCCTCCGCCTTCGAGAGCGATGTCCCCCCGTCGCCCCTCGACCCCTTCGCCGAGGGCGACTTCGTCGCCGGGAACGAGCCGCCGGCCGAGGCCGCGCACGCGCGCCGGACGATGATCGGCCGCAGCGCGGAGGAGGTGGACCACGCGCCGCCACGAGGCCGGTACGCCCCGGTCCCGGCGCCCGAGACCGTCTCCGCGAGCGCGGCTCTCCGCTGGGCGGCCCCGGCGGCTGCCCTGGCCGTCGCCACCGCCGTCATCGTGAGCCGCGCCCTCCGCAGACGCCGCTGA
- a CDS encoding DUF2617 family protein has protein sequence MLTTLNTAYTDTRATDLAWALGREPLPALAALDLELANVKLQLRLLGASHQVLLEEEQGGNCSETVACIPGSSTPLPLGVATRMGDWEYEFAARVEVLSPGSFAGRAQELLALVSDHPHGLAGVFPGSPHAFTAMLAQHHEGQVHWRTWHAYPQDGQLVATRTRVGVQIPAAL, from the coding sequence ATGCTCACGACCCTGAACACCGCCTACACCGACACGCGCGCGACCGACCTCGCCTGGGCCCTGGGCCGCGAGCCGCTGCCCGCGCTCGCCGCCCTCGACCTCGAACTCGCGAACGTCAAACTGCAGTTGCGGCTGCTCGGCGCGTCCCACCAGGTACTTCTTGAGGAGGAGCAGGGCGGCAACTGTTCGGAGACGGTCGCCTGCATCCCGGGTTCCAGCACGCCCCTCCCGCTCGGCGTGGCCACCCGTATGGGCGACTGGGAGTACGAGTTCGCCGCCCGCGTCGAGGTCCTCTCCCCGGGCTCCTTCGCAGGCCGCGCCCAGGAGTTGCTGGCCCTCGTCTCCGACCACCCGCACGGCCTCGCGGGAGTCTTCCCCGGCAGCCCCCACGCCTTCACCGCGATGCTCGCCCAGCACCACGAGGGCCAAGTGCACTGGCGTACGTGGCACGCGTATCCACAGGACGGCCAACTGGTCGCCACGAGAACCAGGGTCGGGGTGCAAATCCCTGCGGCGCTCTGA